CGcgactgccacacggtgctgtgTGACTCGAGGCAGGCGGTGAGAAATtatgctgtcgcaataaaaattgGTTCATAACGTAGCAGCCATCGTAGAGGTAGAATTATCCGCCTACGCgcagtttctgaaaaaaaaaagttcatgacGTAGCAGTCATCGTATCTCAAGAGGACAAATTATCCGCCTACGTGCAGCACAAAACGTAATATagtatatatttattttttatttacatgctGCGCTCGAAAGACCAAGCAGGGGGGCGTAACAAAGTAGTtgacaaaagaaataaagaaaactgaaaaaacatAGCGGAACGGTAGAAGACAGCATAATAAATAATTATAATAAAAAGTCAGCAGGACAGAGCGAAAGTGCAAAGGACAACCAAACAAATacgcaatatgaaaaaaaaaaaccaccgcaGTGCGTACCATGTGGTGTGAACAGAAAGGTACACAGCTCTCAAAGTCAGGATTATACCTATCACAAAATGCTTCCAACGGTAACAAATTCCATTCTTTTATGGTCCCAGGAAAAAAGAATACATGAAAAAATTTGTGCGCGTAAAGCAAGGTTCAAGAGTATGAGCATGCGTGTGTCTAGTTTGCCTATAAATTCGGTGTGTTAAGTAAGTTTCAGGTTTAATGTTCAATTTACCAAAATATAGCGAGAGGAGAAATTTCAACCTAGCaattaaatttaaattatggggtttaacgtgccaaaaccactttctgattatgagacacgctgtattggaggactccggaaatttcgaccacctggggttctttaacgtgcacctaaacctaattacacaggtgttttcgcccccatcgaaatgcggccgccgtggcagggattcgatcccgctacctcgtgctcagcagcctaacaccatagccactgagcaaccacggcgggtggcctaGCAATTGCTCTTCGGTGTTGTAAAACAGGGATGTTAGCTATGAGCGTTGACGGCGAGTCATTTCTCTGGTAAGCATTAAATATAAAACGGACCGCTTTTCGTTGCAGCATCTCGTTTCCTAATACCTTTCTTGAGATATGGATCCCAAACGACACTGGCGCAATCTAATTTAGGTCCTATAAATGCATTATAGGCCAGTAGTATTATTTCTGATGGAGCTGTCTTAAGTTCGTGCCTCAAGAAACCGAGCTTTTTAGATGCGGATGAGCATCTTCTAGTAACATGACTTGACCATGTTAAGCGGTTTGCAATCGTAatacctaaatatttatattCGTCAACCTCGGTCAGATGGCAATTATTGAGAGAATACTCGTAATTAAAAGGGCCTTATGTGTGTAATGCGCATGAAGACTGATTTACCAATGTTTAGTTTCATGGACCAATCCTTACACCACTTAGAAACGGCACATAGATTAGATTGTATGCATTCTTGATTGCTAGGAATGATAACGGTTTTAAAAActatgcagtcatctgcaaaaaaaaattatacatatTTTTGACGTATCTATGGGGGTAACAATGCCATTTATGTACACTAAAAAAGGAACAGGTCCCAAAACGCTACCTTGAGGGACTCCTGATGTTACAGGCAGAACGCCAGACGCGCAGTCACTCACTTGTACGTATTGTTTGCGATCAGAAAGGTAGGAACGAATCCAGTTAACCAGATTAACAGGTAGGCTATGCGGTGTAATTTCGAAATGAGTTTGCTGTGCGCGATGAGGTCGGGCGCCTTACTAAGATCCAAGCATATAATCCATTTGATTTCCCGTATCAAGCGATGCGGCGAACTCGTGAATTGTTGTGACCAGTTGTGTTGTTGTTGATAATTGTTTCCTAAAGCCGTGCTGGAAAGGCGACAGATAATTATTTTCTTCAAGAAAGGAGATGTAATGTGTGACTATGTGTTCTAATAGTGTACATGTCGTGCAAGTTAAAGAAATAGGCCTGTGTAGTTGCCAACGTTCAGACGATCGCCTTTTTTAAACGCTGGCACTACACGTGCCGTTCGCCAATTATCAGGAATTGAGGAATTTTCAAAGGAAAGACAGAAAACGTGTTAAAATATGTACAACCGGTTCGGCATACTTGCGCAAAAATGTGTTCGGAATATTATCCGGACCAGCTGAGAATTTCGTTTTCAGTTTATGTAGCTGACACAGTACACCTGCATATATGTTAGAAAATCGGGACATATTACTGAAAGAGTTTCATCATGCGTTGCCTCGTGCTCGGAAGTGGTAAATATGGAACAGAAGTAATGGTTAAATTGCTCAGCAATTTTTGGGCATCATTCACGAGACAACCGTCAACGAATATTTCACGGGGTACAGCATTTGTCTTTTCTAGATATCGCCAGAATTTATCAGGGCTCTTTATCAAGAAGCCAGGCAATGATTTAGTGAAATATCTAACTTTGGCATCGGAAACTTGAGTAACAAGCTTGTCTTTTAGACCAGTAATTATGCTGAGggatttcttgtttttttttttttggctcgttTTTTGTCTACGGCGTAGATGGATCATTTCTCTGGTCAtccacggattttttttttttttgttagtccGAACATATTTGTCAGGAACGAACTTGTCAATGCAATATAGACCAGTCTTTTTTAGAGCATCCCTGGGTGTATATATGGTTCTGAATATCGCTTGTATTCCTGCGATTTCTCAATACCCGTCACCAGAGATCGTTTAGCCACGCATCATGACAGAGGGCCGTATGTAATAAGCTGGCCAGATAGTAACCACAACGATTGCCAGCCCATGAGCGGTATTATCCACGAAAACGATTCAGGCGATGCACAACCATGTACGCGTTCGAGCGCTCACGAAAGCCGTGCAGCGTTCCGAAAGCTGCGAGACACGCTGAAGCTGTCAACAGCGTGCGAAAGTGACCGACGCATATAGTCGCTACTGATACTAATCTCCGAGAACACTGTTGTAAACGATTACTGACAACGCCCGCCGTCGCGAAAGCGTAGCTCTCTCTCCTCTTCACCGCATGTAGTACAAATTACAACTTCGCGCTGATCAAGCGATACAGCCATACAGCGGCGCACCAGGGCGCACTGCGCAGAACGCGAGCGAAGCAACACAAACAAAAGGTAATAAAAAACGGGTGACAGCGGGCGGAGCCGCGAATCGCTTCCTTTACCCGACGCCAGTTCGCAGCCACTCGCGGCAGTGCACGAGAAACGACGAGAAGGAAAACGACTTTTCTCTCCTCGTCTTCTCCGGTTCAAAACGCTCTCTGAAAATTATTTGCGGGAAAGTGCAAGAATAAACGATTAAATTTTATATAGATTTTCAGCGACCCAAGACCGGACAGATGCTCTCTGACCGGGCCTACTGGGCGGCGAGATTCTTTGAGCGATGCACTTTCATGCACTTCTATGTTTAATGTCAGCCCACGAAATCTCGTTGTAGCAAGACTCGTGTTTCTAACGGTTTTAGCCAATTTTTGATcgcgatcgggctcgatcgcggtTCGCTCATTTGCGCAAGCATGGAAGCGAGCCAATCGCGATCGATAAATTATCCCGCCCcggctcgatcgcgatcaaaaATGCGCCCGTCTCGTCACAAGTCCACATTCGACTGTCTTAGCTTTCGGAGCACGGATTACGAGAAAGCCTTGCGGCTTCAGAGTGATGATAGCATGGGTTTGTGTAATTCTGTGAAGTCGTATTGGCTGCGACGAAATTTCGTTTCTTGGCGCACCCAGTGCTGATCTAAAACGGCTTTGCTGCCGTCGGCATTGCGACCATCCACAAAAATTAAAACTTATGCTCTTGAATGTCTCATCTTAAAATGTGTAAACAATTAATTGTCATCAATCTTTCAGAACAACGCTGTGATGAGCATTATTAAGCATTGGCAGCGATTAAATGAGCTCCAAAAAGGCAACAGCACTACCAAATCCGTATATGCTGCACGCTTGTGTGTAAATGCCGGAGAAAAGTGCAAGCGCTAATGTGCGCATTGCACTTCAAGAAGCAGATCGTAAATGCAGAAAATAGCAGAATTTGCCGAGTGGCGTCCAGTGCGGCGTTTATTAACTCTGAATGACATATGAACCGTTGTTCAAACGTAACGCTAACGACCACATACCCAAGTAACATCGTTGTTCCTTACAAGTTGCTGAAaaatatattaaaaaatatttgaaTGTATAATTCTTTGTCACACAGCAGACATGATTCACGGCGTACTTAAACCACTAGCTTTCTCTATGCCACTAGAGTGAAGCCAGGGAAAGCGTACAGAAAATGAGCAATAAGTTCATTTTCCAAATGCTATTCATGACTTCACTGTCTGCTCGCTTCACGCATGTTGTCAGTGATATCGAGCCCCCTTAGTTCGCCGATTTGCACCGGTTGTAGTTATATGAGCCAACAATATCACCACATTCAATATGCATAAAAAGCATGCATGCGTCTATGCCGCGCTAAGAATTCCCAGATACACGCGTACTCTGCTACCAATGCACTTCGCATTGTTTCGCGGACGACATTGGTACGGCGGTATGCGGCGGTGGCGAACGCGGGGAAGCCAACATGTCTCCCACCaaaactgctgctgctgtgcgccGTCGATTGTCGCGCATAGCCTCAAATTGCTGCGGATTATTACCGATGAATGATCCATAAGCTAATAAAAACAAAATACGGCAACAGAGCGCGGAAGCAGCTGCACAAATCATGCAAAGTGTAAAACATGCGACTGCTGGTATCCCAGCGCCTCCTCCTCGAGCAAAAATATCAAATACACACAGCGACAGTGACATTCCATCACACCAACACAAATGACTGTTCAAAAGGCAGTTCAAAGCTACGATAGGTATCGGCGACGACGGTGAAGCTCGCAGGATGCCCGCATAGTTCATTCGGCGATGAAAACTGCTCAGAATAATCGTCTCCCTCGTGCAGATTCCTCGCTGTCATGCAAAGAAACGCACGCTAGATAggcgtgtgcgcatgcgtggtcGCCCGTGTCGAGCCCCATGGAACGAACGGCTCACTGATCGCGATGGCGGGTTCGGTGGAAGACGGAGCCAAACTTTTAAAAGGATCTAAAATATCAGTAATGGTGGAGGAGGCTTTAATCGACGTTATCATAGTTTCTTTTAACTATAGCGGCAAGGTATTTCAAGGCGCACTGCTCGATGTCACGAAAAAGTGAGTAAATTTTGCTTCGAAGAAACCCTCCGGGGCTGTTTCCTTCTAAGCGACGAGGCCAGATAGGCCTAGTTGGTAGCTGCCTGTTGCCTTTAATTTCGCGACTCTGCGCGATTTTAGAAGCAATCGGCTACCAGAAAGTATTTCTTTGTGTCATTGCGAACCTACTGATATCAATTTTATTGATGTGCATCTATTATTTAAGGATTTGACCATTTTGAGTTTGTGCATGCACAATGCATAGGCTCCATGCCTTGTTCGCCTTTGCAAGGTATATGCACACTGCATCGCTCGTTTTTATTCAGGAAATAAAACTTCTAATGTCTGTAATGAACAGTTCTCACTTGCGTAATAGCCGATTTGCGTTAGCGTTAAATATTTCAGTGTGCATCTGTGCAGGTCAATAGTTAATTGAACAAAGCttggtagttctgaacttagtgtcacacattacttccccccttttctttggcttctggattggattggcgcggctcgctacgtgcttgcgcgcgcttttccgagcgcagattggtgtgcgcctggttgctgcactaggctgttatgcgatcgctttttcgagcgcagattgatgtgagcctggtttgtgcactaggcttttgcacgatcgcctgctttttgcactgggctttcaaaaggcgaagtgagcgtcgcttaccatagaataaagaacaacttccgcgcttactgcggaagtgcagcgccgcgggcctaccgtgtatggaagcgcgcagcaatgccgggaaacattcatacaaaagcaaagggtcagaaaagtgcgctttattttccattactatgtcacagtgggtagcgccgtgcgatcgcttcaaataaacgcagaaacgagtccttgcagcgcatgtgcccattaatcgatgcccaccatagccatatcaggtgcgactcgagaagctgtggagtcaccctgtagccggcggagtcgaggtagcgcttcaccttctgccagtagctttcgattttctgggtgtgagcgcccgtgattgggtctacaaagttcatgctgtggttaacagcctcccattgcaaattcagtcttgctccgttagcccccaccaagttcgggatgcagttgtatggggcccattcatcactgtggatggtggttcccggttcaacgttggctgcaataatggggcctagcgtcgccgcgtctcgtcggtcgaccttgaatagtcggagctccccggtggtcacgcagatcatgccgaatacccatggtccacgatctgcaatgccgccgtaattttggcggctcggcggaacgttgtcgcccgtcatcaggcggcctcgattgtattttcgcttgccgcgaaggaggcattcatcaatttgcacaatcctcccggggccaccgagtgggggtcgcgccagcagctcgtcccgcacgacctcacgagcgtagttcctccagtcggcgatgacatggtccgacagattaagcaagtcgccggtcatctccttcatgagccacgtgcctatgtttttgctcacgcagtacatgagccaaatcacttgccgcctgcagtaagcgacgctcacttcgccttctgaaagcccagtgcaaaaagcaggcgatcgtgcaaaagcctagtgcagaaaccaggctcacatcaatctgcgctcgaaaaagcgatcgcataacagcctagtgcagaaaccaggcgcacaccaatctgcgctcggaaaagcgcgcgcaagcacgtagcgagccgcgccaatccaatccagaagccaaagaaaaggggggaagtaatgtgtgacactaagttcagaactacccaaAGCTTAGCGTTTCGAcccattattctaggttgtttatTTACCCCCTCCTTTAATATTCATTGTGCTGAATTACCTGCGCACTGGGAAACGTTCACACTTAATGCGTTTCCGTGCGTTACAAGTTCATTGGTGGAGAAATATTAgtttacatttaaaaaaaaaaggtatcgcACGTGATGAAAATTAATCCAACCCCTCCATTACGTCGTCTCTCACGGCGCAGGTGTTGTCATCAGACGTTCAGCAGCACAAATATGTTCGAGTTAGCTGTAGAAATTGGCCTGCGGTTGCCTTGTATTTATGCCGCCTTCGCGAACGTATGTGCTGCTAAGCGTGCATTGCCTGCTTTTCTTTATGACCGCCACCTCAGACCTGAATATTACTTGCACATTGTCTGAGACAAAACACATGGCGTCGTATATTTGATATTTTTGTCAGTGAAGAGAGGCATGACCGTGAGATGTCGGGCATTAAGAATAGAGAGACAGGACGCCAAGTGATGCGCCAGGAGCACAATTAATGCCAAGCCAGGCAACTGTCATGTTCTGTTTGCTAGTTTTAAGAGGCAGTACCTTGTGGTTGTTTCAGGAACATTCCGTTTGGCATCAGCCCTTGGGGCGGGATAGATCAAGATCAAAGGGGCAGCAGCACGAAGACCCTTGCCGAAGCTGTGGcagaaagaaatgacaaatttCATGCATTAAAACAGAGACACACCTACTTCCAAGAAAAGCCCAGTGATGAACTCCCTGTGCCAAGCCGATCCTGGGCGAAATCACGCAAATCAACAGGGCGCAACAGCCGTGACCAAAGTGTGCGTATGCGGCGACTACGCCCAAGACAGGTACTTTGCTCACATTGCCGGGCAATCTGCAATGAAAATTCTGAGAATGTGCAGCTTTCGAGTGTTAAAAAGGAGTCACCTCCTGTACTTAGTTCACTTGGCTGCTTGCCTGTTTCCAAATGTGAACCTGATGTTCCAGCACGTATACCTTCAAAAACTGGTGTTGCAAATGATGAGGACACCATGATCATACAGACGTCCCCCTCTCCTCGCACAGAGGAGTCTCCAAGGCCAAAGCATGCTGTGTATGCCAGTGTAGCCGAAAGCCTCGACTTGAAGAATGCCCAACTGCCTACCCAGGCAGGAGCAGAAGAGTTTCAGTCCAAAAGTGAATATCAGGCTGTTGCACTAATGCCTCCTGCAATCAATAGAATGATCTTGAGAAAGCGTAAGTGGAATGACAATGAAGATCTTCCGCGAAGCAGCACAGACCCCATGGAACTGGTGACACCACACAGCAAACTTGTTCCTGTTCGAGCAGCCCTGACAAAAACCAGTCCTGTGATTAAGATCTCATTTGCAAACCCGCAAGGAAAAGGCACAGTTGTCAAGATTCCAGCCAAGCTTCAGTCCACAGGTGCCAGTGACACAGATGGAGACAGCAGCATAGAGTGCTCGCCTGTGAGAC
This Dermacentor albipictus isolate Rhodes 1998 colony chromosome 1, USDA_Dalb.pri_finalv2, whole genome shotgun sequence DNA region includes the following protein-coding sequences:
- the LOC135915586 gene encoding PWWP domain-containing protein 2B-like, translated to MAGSVEDGAKLLKGSKISVMVEEALIDVIIVSFNYSGKVFQGALLDVTKKNIPFGISPWGGIDQDQRGSSTKTLAEAVAERNDKFHALKQRHTYFQEKPSDELPVPSRSWAKSRKSTGRNSRDQSVRMRRLRPRQVLCSHCRAICNENSENVQLSSVKKESPPVLSSLGCLPVSKCEPDVPARIPSKTGVANDEDTMIIQTSPSPRTEESPRPKHAVYASVAESLDLKNAQLPTQAGAEEFQSKSEYQAVALMPPAINRMILRKRKWNDNEDLPRSSTDPMELVTPHSKLVPVRAALTKTSPVIKISFANPQGKGTVVKIPAKLQSTGASDTDGDSSIECSPVRPRDTSSARAAKKALKKARRDHHKGPVLAPASPSLAKHKVKHHKHKLKRKRRHREPPPDEPRNDVENSPNYGLEGSEVAAPAEGLLEEGRSHKLSISLRRLGAKAYMRCSPKYDDLLASSGSGSECGDVPEFPKLDPLREMDKVKPLMMRISTHNVKRCTLDGGREMAVGDIVWGKIHGFPWWPGKVLALSVSQRDNGAAINQQAHVAWFGSSTSSYMPCHQLSPFLDDFKARYNKKKRGPYKEAIRQATLEAAACQELPPELALI